From Bdellovibrio sp. KM01:
TCCCCAGTAATTTAAAAAGAATGGTGTCAATAAACCAAAGACTGATTCTGATGCTTTAAAGAGCATTTTGGATTCACCAAAAGATGTTTCCCACACGTGATAAAAGGTCACGACCAGAATCGCACACGTTCGCAGCAAATCTAATGCATAAAATCTTTGATTCTTCATTCCCACATCCTTGGCAGTTGTGGCTTGAATAAAGAATTCACCAGGTCGCTGCTGGCGTCTGGCAACTGTACTGTTTTGTAGTTGCCTCCTAAATTGAGATTTAGATCTGCAGAAGAACCGTCGGCGGCAAAAACAAAGCTTTCAGTATTCTCATATGCGATGACGTTCGCAAATGGGACCGCCTTAAGCGTGGAGTTTATAATCGAAGCGCTTTCATTCGTTGGAAAATCAAATACGATAAATCCCTTCGGCGTGAGGCGATTTTTAAGAATGCGATAAAATTCCACGCTGTAGAGTTTCGAAAGTTCAACGCTATACGGATACGGGAAGTCCAAGAAGACAGCGTCCCAGCTTCTTTTAGATTTTCTTAGAAAATGAAAAGCGTCATCCGTAATAAGCTCGACACGATTGTTGCTGAGTGAGTTTTCATTCAGAGCCACCCAGCGTGCATCTTCCTTGGCCATTTTCAGAATCATAGGATCCAACTCTACCATTGTGATTTCAGTGTCGTTGGAAAAAGTTTTAAGGGCGTCTCTTAGCAAAAGTCCATCCCCGGCCCCAAGGATTAGAATTTTCTTTGGAGTTCTTTGTGCGATCTTTAAAGAACCCTGCAGGAAAGCTTCGTGGTAAGACTTTTCATATCGGGAATCAAATTGGAATTGTCCATTTAACCACAGGCTAAAAAACGCACCGTTTTCGTCGCGGCCATCCACCATATCAATGGCCTGATAAGGGCTGAGGTGTCTGATAACTTTGATTTCGCTATCGATTCCTCGGAAGTAATCCTTTAGGTCGTTTCCGCTGGTCACATTCTTGGGATAGTCACCATAATAGCGAATTCTTAAAGAAAGCTGCTGCAACGGACTTTGAATTATTGAAAACAGCAGCACCGCGAAAATGCAGACTGAAACAAAACTAAAGCCGCGCTTCGCATTTGGAGTCTGCGCCGTTAGATATACACAAATGCCGCCGCTGATCAGTGCGATTAAGACTGCTGTTCCATAAATTTCAAATCTGGGAATTAAGATTACGGGTACGACGACTGAAGCCACCAGGGCTCCAAAGTAGCTGAATGCAAGAATTTGGTTTAAATGGGTTTGATTGTCTAAGTCCTTACGTAGTCTAAATAGCAAGGGAGTTTCAAATCCAGTTAAGAACCCCAAGGCTAGGGAGATAAACCCGGTCGTTAAAACGAAGATCATCATTAACGGTCCCGCGGGCAATCGTATTCCTGAAAACTGGATCAGCTCAAGACTGGGTATAAAGAATAAATAGGTAACTAGCATGGGAGCAACAGCCCCCAGAACCATTAAGATGAGTTCAATCTTAAGTAAATCCTGCAGCGGATTTTTCGCGTGAGTGGACTTCTTACTACCAATGCCAATGCCGTAAATAAAAAGAGCTGAAGACAGGCAGAATCCAATGATCTCTTCTTGCAGGAATACTGCAAAGGTCTTTGCCATCAAACTTTGATAGGCAAACCCACAAAATGATAAAGCAAAAGACAGGACTTTTAATTTACGATGATCCATCTTGCGATTTGCTCCTGGTAAATTGCTAAGTTTTGCAAAACGGCCCATGTGACCACAAGAAAAATTGCGCTTACCAGGGGAATTTCAAATTTTCTGAGTTGTTTATCTTGAAATCCCCAGAGTAATCCACATATCCACGCAAGTGCGAGATTTGCTAAAGCCAGAAAAATATTTACTTGAAGAGATCCGAACTGGCGATTTAGAAAGAGCGCGAACAGCAACCCAGCAATGAACATTCCGAAGTAGTCAGCAAAGAGTGCTTTTTCCGCTTTCCCATCGGATGGGGAGTCTGATTCCAGAATTCGCAACAGAAGAGGCAACTCCATACCAGATAAAAAACCGATGGAGACGATCAAAGCATAACAAACCACCGGTGAAATAGTTTTCAATTGAACGTCGCTATATACGAATAAAAGTGGAGATACGATTGCCAGGGCGGCAAGAACAACTTCAATCCAGATAAAAACTTTTTTTGCATTTAACCGAACCGGCGTAAAATAAGCACCTGCTCCCATGGAGGCGATGTAGATCCCGGTTGTTACCGTATATTGTTGAACAACGTTGCCCCACAGAACGGAGAGCACATTCGCCAAGACAAGTTCATACGCATAGCTACAAAATGCCGTGACAAATACGAGCAGCAAAATGAAGCGAAAGCGTAACGAGCCATTCATCTAATAACCTTGGGTGGTGGTTGCGGGACGAGAAAAGATATATGTCTGACGGATCAGTTCCGCGTTAGAGCAAGAACTTCCGTTTTTCACGCAAAACGAAACTTTTAAACATTGGTATTGAGCCAGATCGCAATCCGGTGCCTCCGGACGGTTTCGCATCGCCATGTTAATTGGAATGCTGTTCGCCGAGGGCGTAGCTGGTAAAGCGGGTGCAAATGCATCAAGGGCCGCGTGGGCCGGTTGGAACGACATCTCTTGAACCACTTGGCGAGTAGCTTCTTTAAATGTCTCAAGTTGTTGTTCGAAGGATTTGGTTTTCGGGGAATATGCCACCATCCACTCGTCAGGTGATTGAAGATTCACTTGCAGGCTTCCGGCTTCAAGGCAGATATCAAGTCCCGCATTCAAAGATCGTTTGCTACAAATGCCTTTCGCGTATTCCCAGCACAGTCGTACGGCTTTTGAGCCGCTACCGATGGTGATAACTTTACCGGGGCAGCCATAGTCATCTTTGACGGATGTACCGCCACTTTGTGGTGGAGTATCTTGAAGGTAGTTGGCTTTGTCGTACGCATTCTTTAGTGAAACTCCGAAGCTCTCGATTGCATTTTCCGAATCATAGAAGGCGCGAGCCTTGTCGTAGCTTTTGTTTAAAGTTCCCATTTTGGAAACGACTCCGACGATGATGACCCCGATAACCACGGCGATGGCAACCACTAGCATCGCGCCGGCAAATCCTTCTTCAGAATTGAGATTTTTAGGCATCATAAAATAAACTCCTAGTTTCTCTTAAGCTGCCCGCTTGGGTAAGAAGGTTTTAAGAAATAAATCAAATCATAAGGCCTGCGGTACAACGGACGTCTTTGCGCACGCAAAGTGTTGGGTGTTTCAGCTGTTACATTCATTTGTGCAGATGAAAAACCAAGAACGTTGTCTCTGAAGACCACGCGAATCACACGCTCAACATCTTTGTAGGGACTTGTGGTCTTGCAAGCTGCTTGGGTCATGGCGGCAGGAGGACACCATGTGAAATCACGTTTACTATTTGTTTGCGGGAGGTATTCTCTCACAGTCACTTTGAACGTTACAGAGGAAAGACGATAGCGGGAAGACGTACTCGGATCCTGGTCGGGATTATTCTGGTCGAAACGTTCTACTTCTTTTTCGGTTGCTTGAAAATCGACGATGGAACCAAACCACAGGTCGTCTCGCGTGGGAGATATACTAACTGTTCCCGCCGCTTGAGATCTTCCAAGGTCGATGTATAAAATCCCGAATGTTTTTGCAGTGGGTTTTTGAAAATAAATTCCCGTAGGTAAAAAACGATCTCCCACGCTGGGAACACTCGTGTAGGTGCTGATCAATGTGTCTCGTAAAAATATGCCGATGGTATCGATAGAAGCAGTAGCCGTAGCGGGGTTAAACCCTGTGGATGCTAAATAATCTGCTCTGACAAATCCGGTGTTCTGGCTGGTTCCAGATGGACTCCAGTTGTTAAGATTTTTTCCACTGCCGTCTTCAACGTTAATTCCCTGAGAAGCAAAGTGTTTCAAGTAAAAGGAAATTTCGTTTAGCTCTGATTCTGATTGGATACGGTTGGTGATCGCCTCGTTTTGATTCGTAGCCATGCTGATCAAGGCACCAACACCATACATAAGCACCGAACCCAGGACGACGGAAAGAAGAAGTTCTACAAGTGAAAAACCTTGTTGACCCAAATACCCACTGTTAGAATTAAGAAAGCAACTTGATTGGCTTTCTGTGGGGGATTTCAAATGTTTCGTAGAGACAGGTCTATTAATCATAAAGGTGTCTCGGGCTTTTCTGCTCTTGAGATGATGGTTGCGATCGGTATCCTTGCCACGATCTTCATTCTAGCAATGCCTTTCTTTAGCCAACAAGGAAAAATTATCAAAGAGATGAGAACGTCTGCGAGCTGTCAGGCAGTTCTTGATACGGCCTTCTCGAGAATCAATTCTTTCGGAAACTCTTTAGACAGTTATCAACCAAAAATTAACGCTTCCATGGCGAACACGACAGGCGCAACAGCCGCGAGTTCCAGAGTATTTCTGCCGCCCGATATTCCAGCCGATGCATATGCATTTGATCCTGATTTCAAAGGTCAAAGAAGCAAGATGTTCGATCTGGCCCCTGGTCGCATCTTGTATTCTACAAATCCAGGTAAGCAGATTAAAATTCCTCAAAATGGAGGAACAACTAAGAATGTACCGATTCAGCACGACGGTATCACATTATATACGCCACTCTTGCTTAAAGGTTCAATGGAGTACCTGGCTACGAAGTACAATTCTGGCTATTGCTCGGCATTCTCTCCCGTAAAACTGTTAACCGCCGTGGACAGTCAGGCTTTGAACAATCAGTTTCAGGGTGGTCTTAAAAATTTAGATATCTCTATGAAAGTGAATCGCTACGATCTGGCTTCGAATAATGCCAGTGGTAATTGCGGCACATTCTGGCCACGACCTCGCAACGGTGGTCGCTCTAACGTTACTTATGAACCGCAATTTGGCTATTCTCCGACGACTCGTCAGATGATAGGAATTTTCCCGAGCTGGATGGACGACAAAGATGGATTTCGCGTCACTTTAAGGGCGAACTTTACGAACGACAAGGGCCAATCAGAAACGTGCGAGGGTACGAAAGATTTCTCGTTGCCTGAAGATAAGCAGAACGTTGTCGATTACTTTTATGACGTAAATTATGTGAAGAACTCAGCGGCCTCTCCAGGTGCTATCGTTGATAACATCAGTCGTATCAATGGACTTCGCAAAGGGACTGAGTGTTCAGGTAAACCCGATTGCTTAGGACATCCTTTTGAAACAATTCTTACGAACTTACAGCCTTGGAATAACAGTCCAAAGTGGCCCGAGAATCGTGATAGACCACTATGTTCCCAAACACCTGCGAACTCCATGAAAATGGTGATCACATTCCGTGTTTATAACACTCAGAAAGATGGCGGCGTCATCCCGATGTGCTTGGATACCTCTTATCAGTGGTTCAAAGGTACCAAAGGTAATTGGTGTCCTGGTTCATATAATGGCGGTGCAGAAACAAGCTTTGATAAATCTTGGGACACTCGTTACACAGGCTGGGTTCCTTGCGAACAAATGCAGTTCTGTAACTCGCGACCAGATAAGGTCGAGGTTATCAAGTCTGCCGACAAGAACTTTAAATTTCCAGGCCTAAATGCGAATCAGCCCTATGTGGAATACAAATATACTTACGAAAAGATTTCCGGAGATAAAGCAAATTCTCGGATGTGGGGTTGTGAACTGAAGTTTGGTATTGCTTCAATCGATCTTGCCGGAAATTTAAGTTACGTTCCGGCCCAAGAAAAAATGATGGACTCCCCTGGTATTGCGGGTGACCGTCGTCCACCAATCAAAGAAATTAATCCGCATGTCTATTTCAAACCGCCTCCTTGTTACACTTGTAACTGTAAGCCATGCAAAGGTGGTAAGGGACTTTTCGGTGGTTTGTTTAACTGGATTCTTTTTGCAGTTCTAGTCATCGTATCTGCGGGTACGGCTTTGGCAGTGACGGCATTAATCACAGCAGCCGTCATCGCGGGAGCAACAGCAGGTGTTCTTTGCTATAACGGTGGTTTGGGTTGCAGCACTGATGGTGGAAAAAACTATGCTCCTGATTCGTCGGGAGGAAAATATCGATCCTGCGATGACAGTAACAATGGCTGTAAGTGCGGTAAAAAATGTAACATCATCAGGCCACCAAGTCCTGGATGGTCCTCGCCACTTGACGATGCGATGGATATTTCCCAGCTGGAAAAGAATTCTTGTGTACCAGGCAATACTTTCTATGTCGATAATACTGCCTATTCGAGCTTGAATGGTATCAAGCCTATGTTTGGATATAAAACATCCAAAGGTGCCGGCAAAGGGTACGAATACAATATGGATCCAAATGCTAAGGTCACTCCGGGTGATGAGCTTCTGTATTCCGTGTTCGATTCTAAGAACAAACAATTCTGTTATGCGGCTGTTCGTTGTTCGGGAGGAAAATTCCAGGCTATCAAAGAAAGCAGCGAGATTTCGGGCGATAATAATCTATATCCACTGATGGGATGTTTCCCGGTCAAAGTTGGAAAACGTATTGCCTTTAATAGTGGTAGCCCGGGCATTGCTCAGGGTGGAAATGCTTGCTTGGAAGTTCAGTTTAACAAAGGTCCGCAGAATCCAACGAATCTGAAGCTGTGGAAGTGGTCTGATTATAACGAACAATGTAGTGTGACTTCGACTACGGGTTCATTGTCTTCTGATCCAAGAGTGGTCGGTGGTTTCTGCCCGACAACTTCGACAACAGCCCTTGTTGGCGCTCAGTACAGCAACACCGGAGCGGGATGTTCTAATCCTACCGCTGATCCCAATGATCTGGTGGGGGTTAATTTCGCTTGTAAGGACACGAAAATCTATTGGGACCCTTGCGCAGCCACTTCATCCAATTCCAAGAATGGTACGATGAGCTGTGCGAAGTGGTGCTATGCAGATTGTAAAGTTCCTGAATATGTTCCAGAGCATCCGTGGTTGGATGCTCCACACAATGTTCAGCGCTATTACGAAGATATGGGATCCGGCGATGCGGGATTGCCGTTCTGCACGATGGACCGTACGTTGTTTGATGATAATCTCTAAGCATGTCTGATAAAAGCACGAGAATCTACGGTTTTGATATTTTAAGAATCGCCACGGTGATGGCGATTCTTTATTTTCACGTCTGGCAATACACGTTCTTTCAAGACGTGATCTCACTTCCGGCTGAGATATCGAATTATCACAACCTTACAGGTTGGGTCGGCGACGTCTTTAAGTATGGCGGTCTTTTCATCGTCGCTTTAAGTTTCTTTTTGATTGGTTTAAAAGTGCGCTCCCAACACAAAATGAGATTCTTTGTGTTGATCGCAGGACTGATAGCTTTGCAGGTTTCAACTGCTGACAATCCAATGGACCCAACAACTTGGGACTGGGATGTTTATTCCTATTTAGTGCTATCCTATATTCTTGTACTGGCGCTTCCGCGTAAGGTGATGTTGCGATGGCCGTTGATTGTGGCAAGTATAGCGCTGTTGAGTATCCCATACGAACAATATGCTGTGTTGCTAAATATTCCTGAAGCGATTCAGTTCTCGGGTTGGAATTTAGTGCCGTGGCTAGTACTGCCGGTTTTGTTTCACTCAGCTGGCGTTCTGTGGTCGCAAAAAAATCCAAACTTTTTTCAAGCTATGCGTAAGTGGGAGTGGCCATTGTGGGGTGCTTTGATTGCGTTGTTATTCGTAATTACACCGGATTATGGACCTTTCCCCGCGGGACCTGGATTCGAGGGCTACGTTTTTAAACAGAAGCCATTAATGTTTTGGAAGCATTTCATCGTCTTTGCATTTTTGATGAGGCTAAGTCTGGATCCGATAGTCAATTCGGCACTCGCAAGAATCAAAGGTATGTCGCAATTTTCGAATCTTGCGTGGAATAAGCATTTGGGTGTTTCTTACTTTATGCATTTGGCGTTCTTGCCTATGGGACAACATCTGATGGAATTCTGGGGACACTACCCGGGGACGTTTGATTGGTTCTGGTTATTTATTTTTATTTCCGTGGAAATCATTGTAAGGGCAATGTTTGCAATGCGCTTAACTGTTAAAATCAAAGTTGCACAGCTGATGCGCTAGTTACTTGCCTATAGGAACGGCGATCACCTTTAAATAAAAATGACCCTTAGTCGTAGAGAATGGGATCAGCATACCAGCAGATCCCTGTTTGCACTCAATCATGCTATCGGCTCCGATTAAAACTTTTGGTACTGTTAGTTGAACACCAAAGTTTGTAATTTCAGATTTCGCATTACCAAATATGATATTGTTGATCTCACCGACGGCATCCTGATTTTCAGAGTTCAGCTCTGTTTGTTCTTCCATCAACATCGTGGAAACGACTTCCAAGTAACTCGCTTTATCAAAAGAGATCGCAAGAAATCCTTGGTAAGATTGAGACTTGATTTCTACTACTGAGGAAATTTCGCCCTTAAGCGCTTCATGGGGAGATTTCGTTTCGGGCTTCCCCATCGTGATATTCTGAACACCGAATTGAGCAAAGACATTCATAGTCGCTTTAATCACAGCGTTGATCACGCGAACGTCAACTGCATATTTTGCTTGCGGAGCTGCAGACGCAGACGCTGCTGGTGTAGCAGAAGGAGCGCCTTGGTTTAGGCATTTTACCATCGCATTTACAAGGTCATCCGGATTGATCGGTTTTTTCAGTAAGACACAGCTTTGTAAAGTGTCGGGAAGTTCCGAGCTGTCCTTTTGTGTAACGACGATAAGATTTGCGTCTTGGGTATTTTTGTACGAGTGAAGTCCATACACAAAGCCACCGTCCATCAGGCGCGGCACTTCGGTATCGATCAGAACCACGTCAAATTTTTGATTTTCAGTTTTAATAGCGGCTTCGGCACCATCTTTTGCACGAACTAAAATTGGCGCAACAGTAGAATCACGGAAACGATCGCTCAATGGTTCACGCACTAGATTTTCTAGGCCTGAATTGTTATCAACAATGAGGATGGTTTTTCTAGTCTTCATGTTTGATCCGCTCAAGTTCTTTCTGCAAGGGTGAGGGAATTGCATGAAGTTACCTGTTTCCCAATTAAGGTATCGGCTTCAAGAAAAACTACTTTAACAATCTGTAATTGATCCGATTTGGTTTAATTTTCTCAATATAAGACACGGCGAAATACCGCCCAGGCATCTCATTTCGACCATATCTGAATATACTCATGGTTCACGACTGGACGAAAATTCAGTGGTTACTAGGTACTACAGAGTGTAAATGATTTGGACAAACCTTACTGATTTACAGGATAGATAAAACTCTATGTAACTTCGTCACCGTATCGGATATTTCTTGTGCCATGAAAAACAAAATTAAATTTATTTCGATGAGTGTCGCACTGTCTTTTTTAATTGCTTGTCAGGGACAAGAAACGTCCACTTTGAGTTTGAGTGATGGTTCGGGAATCGTCGGTGGCGAGAAAGTAAAATCAGGTGATGAAGTTGAAAAGCATCTTGTCATGGTGTGGGGAAAATCACCAACTGGTGGCAAAGTTTGCTCGGGAACGATCATTACGTCTAACTTAATTTTAACGGCTGCTCACTGTGTGCACGAGCGTGAAAAGCTTGAAGTGGGATTTGGTAAGAGTGGACTTTTTCCAAATTGGGAACCAGTAGATCGTGCAATAGTTCATGAGCAGTACAATGGCAATGTAGGTTATGGTTATGACCTTGCAGTTGTACGGTTGAAGAAACCTCTTCCAAAAGGTTATGGTCCTGTTGCGGTTGTCGGTGAAGAAGACATGCTGACGATTAACGAGCCCGTTATCCTTGCTGGTTACGGAAGAACTTCAGTTGATAAGCCAAGCTCCTCTGGCAATTTAAGAAAAGTTGAAACTACTCTTGCGCGTTGGATCCGTGGATTTTTGATCGTGGATATGAGTAATGGCAAGGGTATGTGTGACGGCGATTCTGGTGGACCGATGTTTGTCAGAAGAAATAATCAGCTTGTTCTTGCTGGAGTCACTTCTTTTACCCGCAACTCTCCTCACAGCAAGATCGATTGTATGAATGACGGCTATTATGCGGATCTAATAACTCACGGAAGCTGGTTAAGAACCACAGCCCGTGCGATCAATAACTAAAAGAACACTTTAAAAACAGAAAAACCTGCTCAGGGCAGGTTTTTTGTAGTCAAAATGGCGGAGAAGGAGGGATTCGAACCCTCGGTACACTTTTGGTGTACGAGCATTTAGCAAACGCTTGGATTCAGCCACTCTCCCACTTCTCCGCGGACTCGTATTTGAGCTGAAAAGCTAAATTGCCATAGCCGAGGTGCCAAATCAAGGATTGGGGCGGCTATAACGGGGTGCTTTTTGCAAATTTCTTTAAGAATGCTTGATTTTTTGATTACTGCGGCTTAAACATACGTCTCTTTCACAGTGCACTCGTAGCTCAGCTGGATAGAGTACTTGACTACGAATCAAGTGGTCAGAGGTTCGAATCCTCTCGAGTGCACCATTTTTTCCCTAAATTCCCCCAAAAAATCAATACCTTAGAAAAAAGAATCGCTATAGACTCTGTTTTGCCACGGAGGACTTATGGGTTTTAAATTTTGGTTGAAGGTCGCTTTCATGATTGGATCATTTGGACTGGTGATCTATGGAATGCAGCAACTCCGTTCTTCTGAATTTGCCCGTGAGGCACAAAAAGATGACAGCGCTTTATCGCTCCTTTTAGGAGGAGAAACTCGCCCGCTGAACTGGTGTTTACCAGAGACGAAAAAGGTCGAAATCCTCTCTGAAAAAGGTGAAGTCTTAAAAGCACTGACGAGCGCCCAAGATATCAGTTCCGTTTGCGAAATCTTGATTGGTCCAATCTCTACGGATGTGGTTCAAAAATCTAAATTTAACCGTCGATTGGTCGCATCTGACGCCAAAGGTACCACTAAAACGTTGGAACAAGCGGCCAACTCACCCTATTTTAGAGCGGATGAGATGCCTATGAGCTCCGTCATGCTGGAAAAAGTCCTGCAGCGACTGCTGCAGCCCTGATTTCTGTTTGACAAGATAGGCCCAAAATAATAGTTTGGCTTTCACCGAAACGTTCAGAAGTAGCTCAGTCGGTAGAGCAAGCGGCTGTTAACCGCTGGGTCGGGGGTTCGAGTCCCTCCTTCTGAGCCATTTTTTTCTTACTTTGGTAAGACACCAAAACCAGCCTTGAGCTGGTTTTTTAGTTTCTAGGCCAACCCTGTTAAATACCTGTAATTTCTAAAGATATATCGAACTGATGCCCCTCCTTGGCACTGTATTCGGGTTATACAGCCAATTCTACTTTATAGCGTCCTTATTGCTCCTAAGAGCCCGTTTTTAGGGCATAAAAGCTGCACTCTTGAGCCATGCAACCCCTTTAGCAATTTTAACCATTGGGATTTTCAAGGACCACTCATGAAAACTTTCCTTGTGAGCTCGACTGTCACTTTTGTTCCTGGCAACTACGAAGGATTTATCAATCATCTTGCGAAAAGTGATCGCGTGCATGGACTGATCTTGGTTGAAAACCGTGACTGGAAAATTGCTGCGAAAGCAATGCTGCTAATTATCTCGTTCGCGGCGCCTCGCATGGGTATGCATCTTTTGAAAAATTATTTTGGTAAATCAAACGCACGCAAAAAAGCGATGTTTGAAAAGCGGGGAAAAGCATTTCGAATTGTTTCCGATATTAATTCCGTTGAGACATTGAGATTCATCCAAGAAGAAAACGTTGAACTTATAGTTAACGCTCGCACGCGTTCTTTCTTCAAAAAAAATCTTTTGCAAACTCCACGTTATGGTTGCATCAACATTCATCACGGCCTTCTTCCCGAGCAACGCGGCCTTATGTGCGATTTCTGGGCTCATATGGAAAAAACTAAGTTCGGATTTTCTATTCATCAGATGACGTCCAAGTTGGACGATGGACCTATTCTTCATGTCGGCGAGGTCAAGACCTCTCCTTCAAACTATATGACATCCATATTCGAAGGGTCTTTAATAGAATCTCAAGCGATTGAAAAGTTACTAAAAGATCTCGAGAAGAATAAATCTTCAGAGAACATTTTTTCAGGTCTGGAAAATATCAAAACTGAAAAAACAAAATATCGCAGCAACCCCGGCTTAATGGACTTTTATAAACTTCAGTGGAGAGGTACTAAAATATGAAAACCATCTTTGCTCTTCATGGTAACCCTGGCGCTCCTCAAGATTGGTCCCTGCTGCAAAACCATCATGCAAAAATTAAAGCTGTTGATGCCTATTCGGATGATTGGATTCGTGAAGTACAGCAAAGCTCAGAGAAGGTGATTTTATTAGGTCACTCTTGGGGTGCTTATCGCATTCTGAAAGCTTTGCCGAAGATTTCTGCGCACGTCGAAAAAGTGGTTTTACTTGCTCCTTACGTAAACATTGAAAGACCTCTTTCCGGAGTGGCGCAAGCGCTTTTAAAAACACCGTGGATCGGGAAGAAACTGATTCAGGGTAATCATAAGAAAAGCAAAGACGGTTTTTTGAATGATTTAATTTATCCTTTTAAAGTTGAAGGTCTTCCCTACTATAAAGAAATCGAAAACCGCATGCAGCATTGGCAGATGTGGCAGAAAACGGCCTTCGTAAAAATGCAAATGCAGGCAAGTCCTTTAAGTAAGGGAGATGTGTGCCTGACACCCATCACGGTGATCTATGGTAATGATGATAAAATCAGCAGCGCCGATTCTCAGAATGAAATTTTAAAACAATATCCAAACATCACGATCAAACATCTAGAAAATGCGGGTCACGGCATGCTGTGGTCTCATCCCGAAATGATCTCGAAGGAGCTTTTAATGACGTCCCCAAAAATCGGATATCACGCTGGCGAAAACGAACAAAACAACGTTATCAGCTATATGGAAAAACATTTGCGTGAGTTTCCGAATCGCGTGGCTTTGCGCTGGGCTCGTCGTGAATCTTTGATGCAGTGGAATGGCGATCCTAAAACTCCTTTTCAGCACGATGAAATTAACTATAAAGACTTTTCCACACGTATTTCCTCATTCGCACAAGGTCTGATCGACATTGGTATTCAAAAAGGTGACAGAGTTATTATCTTTTTGCCGATGAGCTTGGATATGTACACGGCTATGTTCGCTGTGCAAAAAATCGGTGCGATCGCGGTGTTCTTGGATTCCTGGGCGCGTTCTCATCATTTAGGTGCCTCTGCTGAATGCGTGGGCCCCAAAGCTATGATCAGCTTTAAGATGGCGTTTGATCTGGTTGATCAGGTTCCTGAATTTAACTCTATGCCGATCCGTATCCTTTATGGACCGGGGGAGAAATTCACTCACAAGTTTGAGACTTTGTTAAAAGCTCCAACTTCTCCAGTATGCCCAGTTGAATCTGAATTCTCGGCTTTGATTACCTTTACAACCGGTTCGACTGGTAAGCCAAAGGGTGCGAACCGTACTCACCGATTCTTGTCGGCGCAACATCATGCTTTGTCGCATGTGATTCCGTACACAGAGCAAGATCGTGATATGCCGGCCTTCCCGATATTCAGTTTGAATAAC
This genomic window contains:
- a CDS encoding trypsin-like serine protease, which produces MKNKIKFISMSVALSFLIACQGQETSTLSLSDGSGIVGGEKVKSGDEVEKHLVMVWGKSPTGGKVCSGTIITSNLILTAAHCVHEREKLEVGFGKSGLFPNWEPVDRAIVHEQYNGNVGYGYDLAVVRLKKPLPKGYGPVAVVGEEDMLTINEPVILAGYGRTSVDKPSSSGNLRKVETTLARWIRGFLIVDMSNGKGMCDGDSGGPMFVRRNNQLVLAGVTSFTRNSPHSKIDCMNDGYYADLITHGSWLRTTARAINN
- a CDS encoding formyltransferase family protein codes for the protein MKTFLVSSTVTFVPGNYEGFINHLAKSDRVHGLILVENRDWKIAAKAMLLIISFAAPRMGMHLLKNYFGKSNARKKAMFEKRGKAFRIVSDINSVETLRFIQEENVELIVNARTRSFFKKNLLQTPRYGCINIHHGLLPEQRGLMCDFWAHMEKTKFGFSIHQMTSKLDDGPILHVGEVKTSPSNYMTSIFEGSLIESQAIEKLLKDLEKNKSSENIFSGLENIKTEKTKYRSNPGLMDFYKLQWRGTKI
- a CDS encoding alpha/beta fold hydrolase yields the protein MKTIFALHGNPGAPQDWSLLQNHHAKIKAVDAYSDDWIREVQQSSEKVILLGHSWGAYRILKALPKISAHVEKVVLLAPYVNIERPLSGVAQALLKTPWIGKKLIQGNHKKSKDGFLNDLIYPFKVEGLPYYKEIENRMQHWQMWQKTAFVKMQMQASPLSKGDVCLTPITVIYGNDDKISSADSQNEILKQYPNITIKHLENAGHGMLWSHPEMISKELLMTSPKIGYHAGENEQNNVISYMEKHLREFPNRVALRWARRESLMQWNGDPKTPFQHDEINYKDFSTRISSFAQGLIDIGIQKGDRVIIFLPMSLDMYTAMFAVQKIGAIAVFLDSWARSHHLGASAECVGPKAMISFKMAFDLVDQVPEFNSMPIRILYGPGEKFTHKFETLLKAPTSPVCPVESEFSALITFTTGSTGKPKGANRTHRFLSAQHHALSHVIPYTEQDRDMPAFPIFSLNNLASGVTTILPALDLSAPSERDSAILACQIINENINCTTLSPSMLVGLAKFCKEKGIVLSHLRRVVTGGAPISKDDVKAFYEIAPQTELWILYGSTEAEPMAHIEGRDMLKETKQTDPEIIEEGVNVGHISEDVDFKFVIRKDGPIELINGSWAGVEVANGEVGEFICTGDHVCREYYNNEAAFKTTKIMDAQNRVWHRTGDLAYIDSDKNLWIVGRVNNAIQRAGKYYFPVTAEVLLKRMPFAYRCAFLGMSDEKLGEATYAAIELKGDIDKATFDFEAARKEIQRVFGKNGIPLDKILFVDKVPMDPRHHSKVEYKVLRDQLSQPGVVIA